In one Prosthecochloris aestuarii DSM 271 genomic region, the following are encoded:
- a CDS encoding TonB-dependent receptor, translating into METRYFSMFPPVRSLLTALILTILFLPLQAHAAGGLKGSVTDKTDGEPVIGASVMLENTTLGAASDFDGNYAIQNIPAGTYNLKITGIGYAQQTKNITIADGQTATLNLQLGQTTIMASEVIIGAALYEQDRLDVPVTTSVVTTEEIREEPNPSLDQVIENIPGVNVTRSAGYSAATVQIRGSNTFQGGGIGTRVNAFYDGFPINSPETGGIVWTNVNMNAADKVEVVKGAASTLYGSAAMGGVVNVFGSLPDKFEVKGGASLGFYDATPDSDQSVYRDGYTPWLWNTYIGIGDKTDKFNYNLLYTHSEDDGYRDNSQTQLNDIKFKARYDIDASQYLQLTSYYNETEAGYVSTWPYDLELSPSFTTIYTPYPERAYDLADDVYTDDIVKRKNMLVGLNYVNLLTDNLSLDSRVYYTRNEYRIDYNPTDTAQVYGFSFPVPFPPFVYTLNVYDKDPGEYNENKTDRYGAGLKLDWRASEQHRLLFGIDGNIVDLASTQYRPDMPVPGELGDVQEKNIALFVQDEFKMTDRLTALLSLRYDWSGIDADEVSYTDYTSEADTTVTAAIENKSVDAISPRLALNFKAADDLSFRASVGKSFRAPTLSERFVRDAGLFVGNPNPALDKETMTGYEVGFFKNFGDKVSLDVAGYINDYDNLIESRNINPSGFPIIFLYENIAKARIWGIETSLNIRPTTALNFGLGYSYMNAKDKSSDGGALASSQNPEPDWLAYRPEHTASVSATWHPTNRLALNTNGRYVSQYKSVSTYSNLERENYPGDFIVFNAGAKYQATDNMKVSFLCKNITNEQYEEAEWFRAPGRSFILGFDFVY; encoded by the coding sequence ATGGAAACCAGGTATTTTAGCATGTTCCCCCCTGTACGTTCTCTCCTTACCGCACTCATTCTGACCATTCTGTTTCTGCCTTTGCAGGCGCATGCCGCAGGCGGACTGAAGGGTTCAGTGACCGACAAAACAGATGGCGAACCGGTTATCGGCGCATCGGTCATGCTGGAAAACACCACACTCGGTGCAGCATCGGACTTTGACGGCAACTATGCCATCCAGAACATCCCGGCCGGCACCTACAATCTGAAAATCACCGGCATAGGGTACGCTCAGCAGACAAAAAACATCACCATCGCAGACGGCCAGACAGCAACGCTGAACCTGCAACTCGGCCAGACCACCATCATGGCCTCTGAAGTCATCATCGGTGCGGCACTCTATGAGCAGGACAGGCTCGATGTGCCGGTCACGACTTCGGTTGTCACAACCGAGGAGATCCGTGAAGAACCGAACCCATCGCTCGATCAGGTCATCGAAAACATTCCCGGCGTCAACGTCACCCGTTCAGCCGGCTACAGTGCAGCAACGGTGCAGATTCGCGGCTCAAACACCTTCCAGGGCGGAGGCATCGGCACCCGCGTCAATGCCTTTTATGACGGTTTTCCCATCAACTCACCTGAAACCGGTGGTATTGTCTGGACCAACGTCAACATGAACGCCGCAGACAAGGTCGAGGTCGTCAAAGGCGCAGCCTCAACCCTCTACGGATCAGCCGCAATGGGCGGCGTCGTCAACGTCTTCGGCAGTCTGCCAGACAAATTCGAAGTGAAAGGCGGCGCAAGCCTCGGCTTCTACGATGCCACTCCGGACAGCGACCAGAGCGTCTATCGCGATGGCTACACACCCTGGCTCTGGAACACCTACATCGGCATCGGTGACAAAACAGACAAGTTCAACTACAACCTCCTCTACACCCACAGTGAAGACGACGGCTACCGCGACAACTCTCAGACCCAGCTGAACGACATCAAGTTCAAGGCCCGATATGATATCGATGCCAGCCAGTACCTGCAGCTGACATCGTATTACAATGAAACCGAAGCAGGGTATGTAAGCACATGGCCTTACGATCTTGAACTTTCACCTTCTTTCACGACAATTTATACACCCTATCCGGAAAGAGCTTACGACCTTGCTGATGACGTGTATACCGATGATATTGTAAAACGCAAAAATATGCTTGTTGGACTCAACTATGTCAACCTGCTCACCGACAACCTGAGTCTGGACTCACGGGTATACTACACCAGGAACGAATACAGAATCGACTACAATCCCACTGATACCGCACAAGTATACGGATTCAGTTTTCCTGTTCCTTTTCCGCCATTCGTCTATACACTCAATGTATACGACAAAGACCCCGGTGAATACAATGAAAACAAGACCGACAGATATGGAGCAGGCCTGAAACTCGACTGGCGTGCCAGCGAACAGCACCGCCTGCTGTTCGGGATAGACGGTAACATTGTCGACCTGGCCTCAACTCAATACCGTCCGGATATGCCTGTACCAGGAGAACTCGGTGACGTTCAGGAAAAAAATATCGCTCTGTTCGTTCAGGATGAATTCAAAATGACTGACCGTCTCACGGCCCTGCTCTCTCTGCGTTACGACTGGAGCGGCATCGATGCGGATGAAGTATCGTATACCGACTATACAAGCGAGGCAGACACAACGGTAACGGCGGCAATCGAAAACAAGTCAGTCGATGCGATCAGCCCGCGCCTTGCGCTGAATTTCAAGGCTGCCGATGATCTTTCTTTCCGGGCATCCGTTGGTAAGAGTTTCAGGGCCCCAACCCTTTCAGAACGATTCGTTCGCGATGCCGGCCTGTTTGTCGGCAACCCGAATCCCGCCCTGGATAAAGAAACCATGACCGGATACGAGGTCGGCTTCTTCAAAAACTTCGGGGACAAGGTATCGCTTGACGTCGCCGGCTACATCAACGATTACGACAACCTGATCGAATCGAGAAACATCAATCCGTCAGGCTTTCCGATTATTTTCCTCTATGAAAACATTGCAAAGGCACGCATCTGGGGTATTGAGACCAGCCTGAACATCCGCCCGACCACCGCACTCAATTTCGGACTCGGCTATTCCTACATGAACGCCAAGGACAAGAGTTCGGACGGCGGCGCACTGGCAAGTTCGCAGAACCCTGAGCCGGACTGGCTGGCTTATCGCCCGGAACACACCGCATCAGTCAGCGCCACATGGCATCCAACGAACCGCCTTGCGCTGAACACGAACGGCAGATATGTAAGCCAGTACAAGTCAGTCAGCACGTACTCCAACCTCGAACGCGAAAACTATCCCGGCGACTTCATCGTCTTCAACGCGGGCGCGAAGTACCAGGCTACGGATAACATGAAAGTCTCCTTCCTCTGCAAGAACATTACCAACGAGCAGTACGAGGAAGCTGAATGGTTCCGCGCTCCGGGAAGAAGTTTTATTCTCGGATTTGATTTCGTCTATTAA